AGGACAAAGAATATGAGGTCTGTAGGATCAGTGACAATGAAACCAATAGTGACAATGATTAACGACGTCACTTCCGTACCTGCAGAACAGATTCTGCTACAAAGAATCTAGAGATGTAGTTACTTGGCAACGTTTGTAAGGTTTTTTTAATACTGCAATAATCAGAGACTGATTATAGTTTGTAGCCCTGGTACACTGTTTGTAGCATCTCGCTAAGACAAAGTTGTTACTTAACACAGAAGCACTGATACTGTAACCTGGTTACTCCACAAGGTGTGAAATTCACCTCATTCTTATGAGTAATGAAACAGTCTCTTCTTGAATCTTGTGAACACACGTGTTGTAATTGAAAGCACGAcaattaaataacaaattgGAATTAGAAAAAGACAGTTCTTAGGCAGTTAGAATTAGGTGGCCAAATTTATAGAGTAAAACATTAAGCAACAAAAGTCGGCGTGTGACATCTACCCAGGATATAGTTGATGGTTAATATTGGCACCAATGACACTGGAGTGCTACAAGCTGTAGCAGAATCTGAGATTACAAGCATACTGTgtgcatactgtatgcatgtagaCTACATAGTAGATTTCACATGGACTTTAATTGATGGCTGTTGGGAATTTTCTGTAACTGTATGGTAGTTACATGTTTTGGGACTGGGACCAGTAAGATAACTAGCTTGGGAAAGTTTTGGGTATGACAGTGGGTATATATAGAATAGCTATCTAAAGATACACTATTGCTATTGCATGTCTATAGCTatgaactaattaattaacccaccTTCCTATGCACCACTTCATTACCATAGTACAATTATATGGTACAATATTTAAACGTAAtatttaaacaaacacacacaagtattCTCTAGTGACGCACACGTAGCCAATCACTCCTTTTatacaactacacaaacacacacacacacacacacacacacacacacacacacgcacgcacacgcacgcacgcacgcacgcacacgcacatcacaccacacgacacacacgcacacgcacacgagCACACTTCGTGTGTACTTTCATCCAAGTTGTGTGCAATCGAAATCTCTTCTAGTTCGCATCACGACCAAACGAGCCCCAGTCCTCAAGCAGCAAGCTTAGTTTTTACACTCAATCACAGATGAGGGAGTCAGCACGCTACCACTGATCAAGCGAAaaccaaagtcacgtgcacaatGTGTTACGCGAAGCAATAACTCTtgctagcgtgcgctacaaaAAGTTCTCTGTCTTTAGCCGCAAGTATAAGATCCTAGGAGATGGCGGTACTAGCGATGCGACCATATTTTTttggtttgtcattttgtctgcTAGAAATTACAACCGCCTTTTTTTCTCCACATCGACACCCACTCTCAGCGGAGAACAAGCGAATGGCTGCGAACACAAATCCTCTGCAGACACCCTCCTGGTCTAGAGTAGCGACTCTGCTACTCGGAAACACAAACGCTTCAATGTTTAACGGTAAGTATACGCATACCAACTGAAAAATGCGTATGTGTACGCTCTGACACTTGATTTAATTGGTATATCCTTGATAacgtttcttaattaatacttcAGTTGCTGATTTTGGTGCAAAAGGAGATGGGAAAACAGACAATACGGCATCGTTTCAAACCGCACTGAATTTTGCTGGCCAAGCTAAAGGAGGAATAGGTAAACGGGATTAGACATAAACGCAAGGTCTAAGATTATTAAACTGCAGTTACGAAATTATTTATGCATCATGTTAGTTATTGTAAGCAATAAATCAACTACATAATTTTTGTCTCTTAATTCTAGTACTGATTCCTGCTGGCATGTTTTTGTTCACTGGAAATTTGTCAGTACCTCAAGCTGTTGTTCTGCAAGGGGTCTACAGGTATGCAAACATACCTACACTAAGGGGATCAAGTGTAGTTGCAGTTATTGTTGGCCATGTTCACACTGGTAGTTATAGCATAGTTATGCAACTGTAGCTAATAACTTATATATTGGTAGTTCGGTAACTATGGTATAGTTAATTAGGCGGTTGTTCACACTAGCTTGAACTTGCATGGTTATTTAGTATACAAGGTGGAATGTGCACAAACGGACGCACGCGTTAGTCTGTCTGATAAAATTCATCATTTCAACAGCAAGTGCATTCAAACAATACCTGCAGTGTGGGAATTATGGGTAGGTTCCACGTCAGTTCGGCCTGCCCAGAGG
This window of the Corticium candelabrum chromosome 17, ooCorCand1.1, whole genome shotgun sequence genome carries:
- the LOC134193422 gene encoding mannuronan C5-epimerase AlgE3-like; amino-acid sequence: MAVLAMRPYFFGLSFCLLEITTAFFSPHRHPLSAENKRMAANTNPLQTPSWSRVATLLLGNTNASMFNVADFGAKGDGKTDNTASFQTALNFAGQAKGGIVLIPAGMFLFTGNLSVPQAVVLQGVYRYANIPTLRGSSVVAVIVGHVHTGSYSIVMQL